From Acidobacteriota bacterium, one genomic window encodes:
- a CDS encoding GWxTD domain-containing protein, which produces MKLAKWTCWLVCGVLLSPLAVMEAQKKKDRQRERSLRRETQDKFLKKWLKQDVSFIITPEERDAFDNLSNDDERYQFIEQFWLRRDPNPDTIVNEFRDEHYRRIAYANERFTSGKMGWKTDRGRIYIMYGPPDQIETHHGGGTYYRPHWEGGGKTSTHPFITWRYRYLDGMDLGQEVIIEFVDRTFTGEYRMAIDPFEKDALKNTPVADLTEDQRMGRGDDISRHTRFPSGLFYSDFRMSQMLQLRQAAALYRAPKIRFKDLETVVDTKLTYNTFPFDYRTDFIKITEDTILTPITVVMKNSDMTFKDVEGVKKAEVNVFGRITTITGRSVQVFEEVVRQIAPDALFKSTLEKRSLYQTRIPLRSGLYKLELVLKDLNSGNLGTVYHSIRVPKFPQDELATSSIILADQLERLPRKQVGSGQFVIGSSKVLPSVEESFGRDRPMGVYFQVYNLARDEQTQKPSATIEYVLKKSGREIGRALESNDKLAGAAQQMTLQKLVALDELEPGQYSLVVQVTDNVANRSVSPEAKFVVR; this is translated from the coding sequence ATGAAACTGGCGAAATGGACTTGCTGGCTTGTTTGTGGAGTGCTGCTGTCACCGCTGGCGGTGATGGAGGCTCAGAAGAAGAAGGACAGGCAGCGGGAGCGGTCGCTGCGCCGTGAAACTCAGGACAAGTTCCTCAAGAAATGGCTCAAGCAGGATGTCTCCTTCATCATCACGCCGGAAGAGAGAGATGCGTTCGACAATTTGAGCAACGACGATGAGCGCTACCAGTTCATCGAGCAGTTCTGGCTGAGACGGGATCCCAATCCGGACACCATTGTCAACGAGTTCCGGGACGAGCACTACCGGCGCATCGCCTACGCCAATGAGCGTTTCACTTCAGGCAAGATGGGCTGGAAGACCGATCGCGGGCGCATTTACATCATGTACGGTCCCCCGGATCAGATCGAGACCCACCACGGGGGAGGCACTTACTACCGCCCCCACTGGGAAGGGGGAGGGAAGACCAGCACCCATCCCTTCATCACCTGGCGATACCGCTACCTGGACGGGATGGATCTGGGACAGGAAGTCATTATCGAGTTCGTGGATCGCACCTTTACCGGTGAGTACCGCATGGCGATCGATCCCTTCGAGAAGGATGCCCTCAAGAATACTCCGGTGGCCGATCTGACCGAGGACCAGAGAATGGGGCGGGGCGACGACATCAGCCGCCATACCCGTTTTCCGTCGGGGCTGTTCTATTCGGACTTCCGAATGAGCCAGATGCTCCAGCTGAGACAGGCGGCGGCTCTCTACCGGGCTCCCAAAATCCGATTCAAGGACCTGGAAACGGTGGTGGACACCAAGCTCACCTACAACACCTTTCCCTTCGATTACCGGACCGACTTCATCAAGATCACGGAGGACACCATCCTGACGCCCATCACGGTGGTCATGAAGAACAGCGACATGACCTTCAAGGATGTGGAGGGCGTCAAGAAGGCCGAGGTGAACGTCTTCGGCAGGATCACCACCATCACCGGCCGGTCGGTTCAGGTCTTCGAGGAGGTTGTCCGGCAGATCGCGCCCGACGCCCTGTTCAAGAGCACCCTGGAGAAGCGTTCCCTCTACCAGACCCGCATCCCCCTGCGTTCGGGCCTCTACAAGCTGGAACTGGTGCTCAAGGACCTCAACAGCGGCAACCTGGGGACCGTCTATCACAGCATCCGGGTGCCGAAGTTTCCCCAGGACGAGCTGGCCACCAGCAGCATCATCCTGGCCGACCAACTGGAGCGTCTGCCCAGAAAGCAGGTGGGTTCCGGCCAGTTCGTGATCGGAAGCTCCAAGGTGCTGCCCAGCGTCGAGGAGTCTTTCGGCAGGGACCGGCCCATGGGAGTCTATTTTCAGGTGTACAACCTGGCCAGGGACGAGCAGACCCAAAAGCCCTCGGCCACCATCGAATACGTGCTCAAGAAGAGCGGAAGGGAAATCGGCAGAGCCCTCGAGTCCAACGACAAGCTGGCCGGAGCGGCCCAGCAGATGACCCTGCAGAAGCTGGTGGCCCTGGACGAACTGGAACCCGGTCAATACAGCCTGGTGGTCCAGGTCACCGACAACGTCGCCAACCGGTCCGTCTCCCCGGAGGCCAAATTCGTGGTGCGGTAG
- a CDS encoding CRTAC1 family protein, which produces MNQHLNFAILIPLLLLLSATVPRHGAGDSPANGKPIAMTFVDVAKQAGVDFQHFSGSAEKTYILEGMSGGVAWIDYDNDGWQDLYLVNGGHWEELLQGKRSVSNALYRNNGDGTFTDVTGKAGVGGDRWGMGVAASDYDNDGWPDLFVCNYGPNTLYRNNGDGTFTDVTDRAGVGDGRWAVSAAFGDYDGDGHLDLYVANTVTFDHKNPPAMNCHYRGMTVQCGPLGLPCDGDILYRNNGQGVFENVTEKAGVGGVTPSYGLGVVWTDYDNDKDLDLYVANDQMANFMFQNQGDGTFDEVALLSGSGYSDDGVAQGSMGVDFGDYDHDGLLDIFITHFVDDYNTLYRNLGDGNFRDVSHLAELAFPSWSYLAWGTGFVDFDNDGWEDLFIANGHLFPQVDRYEMGHRYYQRSQLFRNLGNGRFREVMAGLDRVKLWSSRGAAFADYDNDGDVDVAVSNLDGNPWLLRNDGGSRRRWLSLRLEGVQSNRSAVGARVTALTETGVQIREVRGGSSYQSTHDLRAHFGLGKAKKVKSLEVRWPSGSAQRFTDVSANRRYRLKEGGRLERDK; this is translated from the coding sequence ATGAATCAGCACCTGAATTTCGCCATCCTGATCCCTTTGCTCTTGCTTCTGTCGGCAACCGTTCCCCGCCACGGAGCCGGCGATTCTCCAGCCAACGGGAAGCCGATCGCCATGACCTTCGTCGATGTGGCCAAGCAGGCCGGCGTCGACTTTCAGCACTTCAGCGGTAGCGCCGAGAAGACCTACATTCTGGAAGGAATGAGCGGGGGTGTCGCCTGGATCGACTACGACAACGACGGCTGGCAGGACCTCTACCTGGTGAACGGCGGCCACTGGGAGGAACTGCTGCAGGGCAAGCGGAGCGTCTCCAACGCTCTCTACCGCAACAACGGTGACGGCACCTTTACCGACGTCACCGGGAAGGCCGGCGTCGGCGGCGACCGGTGGGGCATGGGCGTGGCCGCGTCGGACTACGACAACGACGGCTGGCCGGACCTCTTCGTGTGCAATTACGGACCCAACACCCTCTACCGCAACAACGGCGACGGAACCTTCACCGACGTCACCGATCGAGCCGGAGTCGGAGACGGGCGCTGGGCGGTCAGCGCCGCCTTCGGAGACTATGACGGCGATGGCCACCTGGACCTCTACGTGGCCAACACCGTCACCTTCGACCACAAGAATCCGCCCGCCATGAACTGCCACTATCGTGGCATGACCGTGCAATGCGGTCCCCTGGGTCTGCCCTGCGACGGTGACATCCTCTACCGCAACAATGGTCAGGGAGTCTTCGAGAATGTGACCGAAAAAGCCGGAGTGGGAGGGGTGACGCCCTCCTACGGACTCGGGGTGGTGTGGACCGACTACGATAACGACAAGGATCTGGACCTCTATGTGGCCAACGATCAGATGGCCAACTTCATGTTTCAGAACCAGGGAGACGGGACCTTTGACGAGGTCGCACTGCTTTCCGGATCCGGTTATTCCGACGACGGCGTTGCCCAGGGCAGCATGGGCGTCGATTTCGGCGACTACGACCACGACGGGTTGCTGGACATCTTCATCACCCACTTTGTCGACGACTACAACACCCTCTATCGCAATCTGGGCGACGGAAATTTTCGCGATGTCAGCCACCTGGCTGAATTGGCCTTCCCCAGTTGGTCCTACCTGGCCTGGGGGACCGGCTTCGTGGATTTCGACAACGACGGCTGGGAGGATCTGTTCATTGCCAACGGGCACCTGTTTCCGCAGGTGGACCGCTACGAGATGGGTCATCGCTACTACCAGCGCAGCCAGCTCTTCCGGAACCTGGGCAACGGGAGATTCCGCGAGGTCATGGCCGGGCTCGACCGGGTCAAGCTCTGGTCCAGTCGGGGAGCCGCCTTTGCCGACTATGACAACGATGGGGATGTCGACGTGGCCGTCAGCAATCTGGATGGGAATCCCTGGCTGCTGCGGAACGACGGGGGCAGCAGACGACGCTGGCTGAGCCTGCGCCTGGAGGGCGTCCAAAGCAATCGCAGCGCCGTGGGGGCGCGAGTGACTGCCCTGACCGAGACGGGGGTCCAGATCCGGGAGGTCCGGGGAGGGTCCAGCTATCAATCGACTCATGACCTGAGAGCGCACTTCGGCCTGGGCAAAGCCAAAAAGGTCAAGTCATTGGAGGTGCGCTGGCCGAGCGGCAGCGCGCAAAGATTTACAGACGTCTCCGCCAACCGGAGATATCGGCTCAAGGAAGGAGGCCGTCTTGAGCGGGACAAGTAG
- a CDS encoding tetratricopeptide repeat protein: protein MPRNPGGVRPKPLDRWLPVFLILWVWFFSPRLGAESPHYREAKEWHDKQQNLMAMLSAQKAVEEDPENADHLLLYGVILTDLQQFSEAGVQLRKALSLRPDDAEFHYRLAALLLQEKMAWKSTLGLDRRDVTTNVVLGTEQEALESLERAVKLAPDHFKARLHLGRTYYEHNRHLKAKRQFEAVLERDPEYPWLHYHLSMLHSNLGDVQGAIRGLEKELELHPAHAQARLELGEWLVKISRYESALTHLSRLKQDEVNPVDLSYAIAKAHRGLGNPDLALEAARKCVEMDPEFTDGHYLLGQLYRETGKPELARQAMETFQRVKKSPSR, encoded by the coding sequence TTGCCCCGGAATCCGGGTGGCGTGCGCCCCAAGCCGCTGGACCGTTGGCTGCCGGTGTTCCTGATTCTCTGGGTCTGGTTTTTCAGTCCCCGGCTGGGGGCGGAGTCCCCCCATTACCGGGAGGCCAAGGAGTGGCATGACAAGCAGCAGAATCTGATGGCCATGCTCTCGGCCCAGAAGGCCGTGGAGGAAGATCCGGAGAATGCCGACCATCTTTTGCTCTATGGTGTGATCCTCACAGACCTGCAACAGTTCAGCGAAGCCGGGGTTCAGCTTCGCAAGGCCCTGAGCCTCCGGCCGGACGATGCTGAATTCCATTACCGCCTGGCCGCCCTGCTGCTGCAGGAGAAAATGGCATGGAAGTCCACGCTGGGACTGGACAGACGCGACGTCACCACCAATGTGGTGCTGGGAACCGAGCAGGAAGCCCTGGAATCCCTGGAGAGGGCCGTCAAGCTCGCCCCCGACCACTTCAAGGCCCGCCTCCATCTGGGCCGCACCTACTACGAGCATAACCGGCACCTGAAAGCCAAGCGGCAGTTCGAGGCGGTGCTGGAAAGGGATCCCGAGTACCCCTGGCTCCACTACCATCTGTCCATGCTTCATTCCAACCTGGGTGACGTGCAGGGGGCCATTCGGGGGCTGGAGAAGGAACTCGAGCTCCACCCCGCCCACGCCCAGGCCCGGCTGGAGCTGGGGGAGTGGCTGGTCAAGATCAGCCGGTACGAAAGCGCGTTGACCCATCTCTCCCGGTTGAAGCAGGATGAGGTCAATCCGGTCGACCTGAGCTACGCCATCGCCAAGGCCCATCGGGGCCTGGGCAATCCCGACCTGGCCCTGGAGGCTGCCCGGAAATGCGTGGAGATGGACCCCGAGTTCACCGACGGCCACTACCTGCTGGGCCAGCTCTACCGCGAAACCGGGAAACCGGAGCTGGCCCGTCAGGCCATGGAGACCTTCCAGAGGGTCAAGAAGAGCCCCAGCCGCTGA
- a CDS encoding DUF5696 domain-containing protein — MRPQQEDNLMTGGQQGDGNRLAGASRLVGISRRGFLQAGALAGLGRIGRLQAKPRVDPGLELVGRQVSVRLRPDLGLTIADGDGQPVWTTSTRKKPEAVWVSSGSGQERRATFETAGRRQEEAFSDGAHRGYLIRLSRFPRSDLVLALVLALDPDSDELLIEVRQEGGADRLKQVDHLYCLEKPTAAGGYLVVPHGSGYLIPADTDRKLGSLDDYFARPGAVGGNTRRSQNIIGYRYTLPVFGMVNRKRDCLYQIVETWWDCSVAVEHLPGERSTLDFNWLPSLGRLSYPRRSLMRFARGMDHVGIAKGYRAYAKARGLLRTLEEKAEEVPALRRYIDGIEYRILWQADADRKSLRDLREFRSRDLPVNFFFPKWGTGGYDASRGEIWNATASWQAFMLEENPIPGGWERLVRLSRAAGVEGALVKVMINPTQYAPGAPSYDPAKRALDEAGQPRRWPQISPYFAPELTRQALDSLLARGFQLDALYFDGYAAHAGVPEDHSSSHPLPRRMAIQRMLESFREARRRGIIAGAELPRFWAMAECDFFFFRFGWSSEILGVGEPIPLFQLVFHECFAGCFSGGGYGRYDWPQDRQPRLYELLFGAAPAYNWMLPYSDAHPGTAFTQVPIVDWDDPRMEARLEWLKRWRAFYRAIAWSEMVSHRFLNAERTLQQVAYANGVKADFDLAKGLCRVQGVSGFSGEWEKPHQGEL, encoded by the coding sequence ATGCGGCCGCAGCAGGAGGACAATCTCATGACCGGCGGTCAACAGGGGGACGGGAATCGTTTGGCGGGGGCATCCCGCCTTGTCGGGATCAGCCGCAGGGGCTTCCTGCAGGCCGGCGCCCTGGCGGGTTTGGGGAGGATCGGTCGACTGCAGGCCAAGCCTCGGGTCGATCCCGGGTTGGAGTTGGTGGGGCGCCAGGTATCGGTCAGGCTCCGGCCCGACCTGGGCTTGACGATCGCGGACGGCGACGGGCAGCCCGTCTGGACGACCTCCACCCGGAAAAAACCGGAAGCGGTATGGGTTTCTTCCGGTTCCGGCCAAGAGAGGCGGGCCACTTTCGAAACAGCCGGCCGCCGGCAGGAGGAAGCCTTCAGCGACGGCGCCCACCGAGGCTATCTGATTCGGCTGAGCCGGTTCCCCCGGTCGGACCTGGTGCTGGCACTGGTGCTGGCGCTCGATCCCGACAGCGACGAACTGCTTATCGAGGTCCGCCAGGAGGGTGGCGCGGACCGCCTGAAGCAGGTTGACCACCTCTATTGCCTGGAGAAGCCCACGGCGGCCGGGGGGTACCTGGTGGTCCCTCACGGATCGGGCTATCTCATTCCCGCCGACACCGACAGGAAGCTGGGGTCCCTGGACGACTACTTCGCCCGGCCGGGAGCAGTGGGTGGAAACACGCGAAGGAGCCAGAACATTATCGGGTACCGCTACACGCTGCCGGTCTTCGGCATGGTCAACCGGAAACGGGATTGCCTCTACCAGATCGTGGAGACCTGGTGGGATTGCAGCGTTGCAGTGGAGCATCTGCCGGGAGAACGGTCCACTCTGGATTTCAACTGGCTGCCCTCTCTGGGGCGGCTCTCCTACCCGCGCAGGTCACTGATGCGGTTCGCCCGGGGAATGGACCACGTCGGCATCGCCAAGGGCTACCGCGCTTACGCCAAGGCCCGGGGACTGCTGCGCACGCTGGAAGAAAAGGCGGAGGAGGTCCCGGCGCTGCGCCGGTATATCGACGGGATCGAATATCGGATCCTTTGGCAGGCCGACGCCGACCGGAAATCCCTGCGCGACCTGCGGGAATTCCGGTCCCGGGACCTGCCGGTGAACTTCTTCTTTCCCAAGTGGGGCACGGGGGGATACGACGCCAGCCGGGGAGAGATCTGGAACGCCACCGCTTCCTGGCAGGCCTTCATGCTGGAAGAGAATCCGATCCCGGGTGGATGGGAGCGCCTGGTACGTCTCTCCAGGGCCGCCGGTGTCGAGGGCGCCCTGGTGAAGGTGATGATCAATCCGACCCAGTACGCTCCCGGGGCCCCTTCCTACGATCCCGCCAAGCGTGCGCTGGACGAGGCGGGGCAGCCGCGCCGCTGGCCTCAGATCAGTCCCTACTTCGCGCCGGAGCTGACCCGGCAGGCATTGGACAGCCTCCTGGCCAGGGGCTTTCAACTGGATGCCCTCTATTTCGACGGCTATGCGGCCCATGCCGGCGTGCCCGAGGACCACTCCAGCAGCCATCCGCTGCCGAGGCGGATGGCCATCCAAAGAATGCTGGAGAGTTTTCGGGAGGCGCGCCGCCGCGGAATCATCGCGGGAGCGGAACTGCCCAGGTTCTGGGCCATGGCTGAGTGCGACTTCTTCTTTTTCCGGTTCGGCTGGTCCTCGGAGATCCTGGGGGTGGGAGAGCCCATTCCGTTGTTTCAACTGGTCTTCCACGAATGTTTTGCCGGCTGTTTTTCGGGCGGCGGCTACGGTCGCTACGACTGGCCCCAAGACCGGCAGCCGCGGCTGTACGAACTGTTGTTCGGGGCGGCTCCGGCCTACAACTGGATGTTGCCCTATAGCGACGCCCATCCGGGCACTGCCTTCACCCAGGTGCCGATTGTCGACTGGGACGACCCCAGGATGGAAGCCCGGCTGGAGTGGCTGAAGCGTTGGCGCGCCTTCTATCGGGCCATCGCCTGGTCGGAGATGGTTTCCCACCGGTTCCTCAATGCCGAGAGGACGCTGCAGCAGGTCGCCTACGCCAACGGGGTCAAGGCGGACTTCGACTTGGCGAAGGGGCTGTGCCGGGTTCAGGGGGTGTCCGGGTTCAGCGGCGAATGGGAGAAGCCCCACCAGGGTGAGCTGTGA
- the hemB gene encoding porphobilinogen synthase has protein sequence MSKPFYRPRRLRSSRRLRAMVRETRLSPLNFIYPLFVCPGEGVKREIPSMPGNYHYSVDRLVEECHGVRSLGIPAILLFGIPPSKDEEGRGAYDEEGIIASAVRAVKTAEPDLLVITDVCLCEYTSHGHCGSLRDGDVDNDATLELLARTALVYAQAGADLIAPSDMMDGRVEAIRERLDDHGFEKIPILSYAAKYASAFYGPFREAAGSAPQFGDRRSYQMDPANQREALREVALDIEEGADIVMVKPAMPYLDVIYRVRTEFDLPVAAYQVSGEYSALVAAHRNGWLDEAQTILESLTCIRRAGADWIITYFAKSAVKLLEREAASGS, from the coding sequence GTGTCCAAGCCGTTCTACCGACCGCGCCGCCTGCGGAGCAGCCGGCGGCTGCGCGCCATGGTGCGCGAGACCCGGCTCTCCCCGCTCAACTTCATCTATCCCCTCTTCGTCTGTCCGGGCGAGGGTGTTAAGCGGGAGATCCCCTCCATGCCCGGGAACTACCACTATTCCGTCGATCGACTGGTGGAGGAGTGCCACGGGGTGCGTTCTCTGGGAATCCCGGCCATTCTGCTTTTCGGGATTCCGCCGTCAAAGGACGAGGAGGGCAGGGGGGCCTACGACGAGGAGGGGATCATCGCCTCGGCGGTGCGCGCCGTCAAGACGGCCGAGCCCGACCTGTTGGTCATCACCGACGTCTGTCTCTGCGAATACACCTCCCACGGCCACTGCGGCAGCCTGCGCGACGGAGACGTCGACAACGACGCCACTTTGGAACTTCTAGCCCGAACCGCTCTGGTTTACGCTCAGGCCGGCGCCGACCTGATCGCCCCTTCGGACATGATGGACGGCCGCGTTGAGGCCATTCGGGAGAGGTTGGACGACCACGGATTCGAAAAGATCCCGATCCTGTCCTACGCCGCCAAGTATGCCTCCGCGTTCTACGGGCCCTTCCGGGAGGCGGCCGGCTCGGCCCCTCAGTTCGGCGACCGGCGTTCCTACCAGATGGACCCCGCCAATCAGCGGGAGGCCCTGCGCGAGGTGGCGCTGGACATCGAGGAGGGGGCCGACATCGTGATGGTCAAACCGGCCATGCCTTACCTGGACGTGATCTATCGGGTCAGGACGGAGTTCGATCTGCCGGTGGCGGCCTACCAGGTCAGCGGCGAGTATTCCGCCCTGGTGGCCGCCCACAGAAACGGCTGGCTGGACGAGGCACAGACCATACTGGAGTCGCTCACCTGCATCCGGCGGGCCGGAGCCGACTGGATCATTACCTACTTCGCCAAGTCGGCCGTGAAGCTCCTTGAGAGGGAGGCCGCCTCCGGATCCTAG
- the hemL gene encoding glutamate-1-semialdehyde 2,1-aminomutase translates to MYRKSQQLYERARKFIPGGVNSPARAFRAVGGNPLFIDRGKGARIYDVDGNGYLDYVGSWGPLILGHCHPEVTAALGSVLETGTSFGASTEREVELAELIHQAFPSVEKVRLTSSGTEASMAALRLARAFTGRPMILKFEGCYHGHGDSLLVKAGSGVATLGLPDSPGVPAELARLTLTCPFNHLPAVEEAFSRHKDKIGAVILEPVVGNMGCVPPQPGFLEGLRAITRKHGALLIFDEVMTGFRIAYGGAQERFGVQPDLTILGKVIGGGLPVGAYGGRDEIMGRLAPTGPVYQAGTLSGNPLAVTAGLTTLKILKRPGTYEGLDRLANQLWVGLTRAANQAGVSVRVNHVGSMFTVFFTPEDPGTEPVQPGEGAGAPVTDFPSAKRSDPDRFSRFFWDMLQRGIYLPPSQFEAAFLSTAHTPADIDETVTAAAEVFADWSR, encoded by the coding sequence TTGTATCGGAAATCCCAGCAACTCTATGAGAGAGCCCGTAAGTTCATTCCGGGAGGAGTCAACTCGCCGGCCAGAGCCTTCCGCGCCGTGGGAGGCAACCCCCTGTTCATCGATCGCGGCAAGGGAGCCCGCATCTACGACGTGGACGGCAACGGCTACCTGGACTACGTGGGCTCCTGGGGACCGCTCATTCTGGGCCACTGCCACCCGGAGGTGACGGCGGCCCTGGGAAGCGTCCTAGAGACCGGCACCAGCTTTGGCGCCTCCACCGAACGGGAAGTGGAACTGGCCGAGCTGATTCACCAGGCCTTTCCGTCGGTGGAGAAGGTGCGGCTGACCAGTTCCGGCACGGAAGCCAGCATGGCTGCCCTGCGGTTGGCCCGCGCTTTTACCGGCCGTCCCATGATCCTGAAGTTCGAGGGGTGCTACCACGGCCACGGCGACAGCCTGCTGGTGAAGGCGGGGTCCGGGGTAGCCACCCTGGGTCTGCCCGACAGCCCCGGCGTTCCTGCGGAGCTGGCTCGGCTGACCCTGACCTGCCCCTTCAACCATCTACCCGCGGTCGAGGAAGCCTTCTCCCGGCACAAGGACAAAATCGGGGCCGTGATCCTGGAGCCGGTGGTCGGGAATATGGGTTGCGTCCCCCCGCAGCCCGGCTTCCTGGAAGGTCTGCGGGCCATCACCCGGAAGCACGGCGCCCTGCTGATCTTCGACGAGGTGATGACCGGCTTCCGCATCGCCTACGGCGGCGCCCAGGAACGCTTCGGAGTCCAGCCGGATCTGACCATCCTGGGCAAGGTCATCGGGGGAGGCCTACCGGTCGGAGCCTACGGGGGGCGAGACGAGATCATGGGCCGCCTGGCGCCGACCGGGCCCGTCTATCAGGCCGGCACCCTCTCGGGGAACCCCCTGGCGGTGACCGCGGGATTGACCACCCTGAAGATTCTCAAACGGCCCGGAACCTACGAAGGGTTGGATCGACTGGCCAACCAACTTTGGGTCGGACTGACCCGGGCAGCCAACCAGGCCGGTGTCTCCGTCCGTGTCAACCACGTCGGCAGCATGTTTACGGTGTTCTTTACGCCGGAGGATCCCGGCACCGAACCGGTTCAGCCCGGTGAGGGCGCCGGCGCCCCGGTCACCGACTTCCCTTCCGCCAAGCGGTCCGACCCGGACCGCTTCTCGCGGTTCTTCTGGGACATGCTGCAGCGGGGAATCTATCTGCCCCCCAGCCAGTTCGAAGCGGCTTTCCTC